In Bacillota bacterium, the sequence ACCTGAGTCAACACCTGCACATGTCGGGGGATAATTCTCAGTCCCGTCCGTTCCGACAACCACCGAGCAATGGTCTTATGGGTAGCGGCCAATACCGGTTTCCCGGCAAGCTTCCGCTCATGAATCAGGTCGATAAAGGCCATCACACAGGCTTCGGTGGCAGGATCGATCTGGGGCGCAATCTCCTCCTGTGCCATCTCTCTTCCTCCCTTCAGAGTTTGATGTAGATATATCCCTTTGCTTGTCCTTTCACCAATTCAGTGATAGCCGCTGGGACAACCCTTACCCAATCGGGTAAAGCCGTGGGTTGGATCTGGCGCGCTCGCAGGGAGTTTCCACAGGCAACAAAGTCAACCTGCCGCTCCGCCAGAGCAGCCATGGCAGCTAGTGCTTCAACTTCGCCCTCACCGGGCAGATAGCCTATTACTGCCGGACCATTGGCCACCACCTCGATGGCGATGCCCTCTTCTGCTAAATCACCTAAAAGGTTGCTGACATTGGACAGCAGCGCAGTCCACTTAGCTGTCTCGTTGATGTGAAAAAGAACCTGATAACGCCTCACCTCTAGCCCGCCTCCTTGCTCCTCTCTTCAGGCGTACCATATAGCTGGGTCTTAGTCAGAAGCAGCCTGCCTCTGGATTTAACATCATTTCGCCGGTAACGATATCCATCCCTCCCCTGCGAAGGCTCCTGTACATCGACTTGCTCTTCTTGACAGCGGTTGATTGTCAGAATATAATGGCAATAATATCCATGTTGCAAGAAGCCCGGGGAGATGAGACTATGCCGATCATCCAAGTGAATAACCTGAGTAAAGTTTTTCGCACAAAGCAAAAACAGCCGGGTTTGCGGGGCAGCTTGGCATCGGTGATTAATCCAACCTTTCAGGAAGTGGAAGCCGTCTCCAATATCTCCTTTCAGGTGGAGCCCGGAGAGATTCTAGCCTTCATTGGGCCCAACGGAGCGGGCAAGTCCACTACCATCAAAATGCTAACCGGTATCCTGCATCCCACCTCGGGAGAAGCTAGGGTCTTGGGAATGGTCCCTTGGAAACAGCGTCAGCAGTTATCCTTTCGCATCGGCTCCGTCTTTGGCCAAAAATCACAGCTGTGGTATCACCTTCCCCCCGAGGATACCTTCAATCTCTTGGCCAGAGTCTATGAACTAGAACCCAAGCGCTTCCAGGCCCGCAAAGAGATGCTCGTAGAAGCCTTCGAGCTTGAGGAACTGCTGACCATTCCCGTGCGCCGCTTGTCCTTGGGGCAACGGATGCGCTGTGAGATTGCAGCTTCACTCCTACATCAACCGGACTTACTTCTCCTCGATGAACCCACCATCGGTCTCGATGTGATTGCTCGCCAAAGGATCCGCGATCTGATCAAGTGGATGAACCAGGAAGAAGGAACCACCATTTTCCTCACCTCCCACGATACTGGAGACATAGAAGCAATCTGCAAACGGGCCATTGTGATTCATCACGGTACCATCATTCTCGACGACTCTGTATCTACCATGAAGAGGGAGTACATTAGGGAAAAGGTGATCGACTTGAGACTAGGGACAGCCGTTGCAGAATTTGACTGTCCCGGTGCCACCATAGTTAAGCGCTCCGATTACGGCGTGAAGCTCATCGTCGATACCGACGGTACAGACCTTGGCGCCTTACTGGAATACTTGATGACCCACTATCCAATAGTCGACGTGAATATCTCAAATCCCCCACTGGAACAGGTCATCGCTCAGATCTACCTCAGTCAAGACCCCGCCAGCACTGCCTAACACAGGAGTGGCAAGGAGGGAGGAAACCTATGACCAGTACTAAAGGAAGATCAGTTCCATCCCTGGGTAAGTACTGGGCGATTTTCACCATCAATTTGCAAAATAGATTCGTCTATGTCATGGATCTGGTCTGGAGCGGGCTCTCCCTGGTGATGTTCGTCTTCATCTTCACTCAGCTGTGGCGGGTGGCCTATGGCTCTGCCGGCTTAACCAACCTCCGTGGATATACCCTAGCTGAGGTGATTTGGTACTTCATGTTTGCCGAAGCCATCGTCTTGTCCCACCCGCGACTGACAGATACCATCGATTTTGAAGTGAAACAGGGCAGTATTGCCTACGGGCTGACAAAACCCTATAGCTACCTGCTCTACCACTACGCCACATTCCTGGCCGAAGTCTCTCTGCGTTTTGTGATCAACGTGCTAATCGGCTCTCTGGTGGTGATGTTGACCATCGGTAACCCACCGGTCACCTTCAGCGGCCTTCCCAACCTGCTGCTGTCTGTACTTCTCTCCTCGGCAGTTCAGTTCTGTCTGCTCATGGCAATCGGGCTGGCTGCCTTTTGGTTAGAGGATACTCGATCAATCTATTTCATCTACCAAAAGTTCCTGTTCCTACTGGGAGGAATGCTGCTTCCCCTGGAGCTGTTTCCTAGATTTATCCAGAAAATGGCGGGGCTCTTGCCCCTTCGCTATGTAGTTCACGGTCCGGCAAAAATGTTTGTCAAATATGATTCTGCGCACTGGAGACAGCTTACCGCCGGTCAAATCGGATGGCTGTTGGCACTGGCTTTGATCGTGACGGGAATATACCGGATGGGAGTGAAAAAGCTCAATGTCAACGGTGGTTAGCAATCTTCGCTTTGCCTGGTACTACGTGAGAGCCAACCTGAGCATGGCCATGGAGTATCGCGGCAGCTTTCTGACCCAGGTTTTTGGCATGGTCCTCAACAACACCCTCTGGGCGGTCTTCTGGTGGTTATTCTTCCAGAACTTCCCAAGGATTGAGGGCTGGTCCTATTCCGAATTGCTGTTGCTCTATGCTGTAGTTGCCATCGGCTTTGCTCTGGCCCTAGGGCTGATGGGCAACTGCAACAGCATCAGTCGGATTATTGCCGAAGGCCACCTGGATTTCTACCTGGCTCAACCCAAACCTGTTCTGCTGCACATCCTGGTCAGCCGCATGGATGTTTCCGCCTGGGGAGACCTTGTCTTTGGTGTGCTGGTCTATGGAATCAGCGGCGCAGTGAGCTGGTACAATACCCTTTTGTTGATCACAGCCAGTGTCCTTACCGGGGCGATATTTGTGTTCTTTGGAGTTGCCGTGCATTCCATCTCCTTCTACATTGGAAATTCCGCCACCATGGCAGCCCATTTGTTCAATGCCCTCATCACCTTTGCGATGTATCCCAACAGCATGTTCCGTGGTTCAGCCCGGATCCTCTTGTTCACCGTGATTCCCGCGGGTCTAATCACCTGGGTACCAACGGAGATAATCCGGCTCCACCGCATAGAAATCTTGCTGGCGATGGCCGGGGGAGCTGTCCTCTTGGGCCTGGTGGCCATCACCTTGTTCTACCGTGGACTAAGGAGATATGAGTCCGGCAATTTGATCAGCGTTCGAGTGTGACTTGTCCCTCCCGGGGCAGGATCGGCTCACCGAAGGTTTTGGCCTTCCCTTTTTCGGGTATTCTACGTTCAAAACGTAGTCGTAGTGGAAGGCTAACACCAAGTGATTGGGAGCTAGGTCCAGTTCCCAGGGGAAAGGATGATCCAATTGCGGGACTGCTGTATCAGAATTGGCGGTGAAGCCGGCCAAGGGCTGCGCTCCGTCGGTCAGTTGCTGTCCAAGGCACTCCATGCTGAAGGGTACCAGCTCTTTTCTAATCAAGACTACGAGTCACGGATCCGGGGCGGCCACAACTTCTACAACATTCGGTTTGGCCCTGACCCCATTGTGGCACCGGCTCCACGGGTCGATATTCTCATTGCCTTAGATCGAGAGACCACCGCACGACATATGGAAGCCCTCAACCCCAATGGGGTGGTGATCTATGATCCTGACATTAAGGGTATTGGGTGTGATGATCCTCATCGGTGCTTTCCCGTTCCCTTTACCGAAATCGCCTCCAGACACGGCAACAAGATAATGGCCAATACCGTGGCCGTTGCCGCAGTGTGGGGAGTGTTGGGTAAGGACCTGAGCTTGATTAACCGCTTGCTGGAAGACACCTTTGCCGACAAGGGCGACAAGGTTATTCAGGCAAACATTGCCGCAGCCAAGGAGGGTTACGCTCAGGGTCAGGCAATTCCCCAGGGTCGCTTTACGATTCCTGAAACTCAGGGTACCAGCACCGGGCAGATCCTGGTTAGCGGCAATACCGCGATTGCCATTGGCGCCATTGCTGCCGGCCTCAAATTCATGAGTGCCTATCCCATGTCCCCTTCCACCTCTATTACCGAATATGTTGCTACCAAGGGTGAAGAATTTGGGATCCATATGGAACAGGCCGAGGACGAAATCGCCGCGGTGGTGATGGCCATCGGCGCCTCCTACGCCGGCCTTCGTTCCATGACGGCCACCTCCGGTGGCGGGTTAGCCCTCATGGGGGAAGCGGTATCGATGGCAGGCATGAATGAAACTCCCGTCGTCATCATCGACGCCCAACGGCCCGGTCCTGCCACTGGCCTTCCCACCCGTACCGCCCAGGAGGACCTCAATTTCGCGATCCATTTGGGGCACGGAGAGTTCCCCAAGATTGTTCTGGCGCCAGGAACCCATGAGCAAGCCTTCGCCATTACCGCGGAAGCCTTCAATCTCGCGGATGTTTACCAATGTCCTGTCATTGTCCTCACAGATCAGCACTTAGCCGATGCCCAAAGGACGATTCCGGCCTTTGACTTTGACTCCGTTACCATCGACCGGGGCCAATTGGTCACCTCTGATGAGGAAGCAGGATACCCCAACTACCGACGTTACAGAGTAACGGAATCGGGAATTTCTGACCGATTTATCCCTGGATTCGGTAAGTCGCTAGTTGTCTATTGTACCGACGAACATGATGAAGAGGGGCACCTGATCGAGGATGCTGAGACCCGCAATGCTCAAAACGCCAAACGAAATAGAAAGCTAGAATTGGCCCGCAAGGCGATGCCAAGCCCAGAGATTTACGGTGATGCCACGGCAGAGCTGGCATTGGTTTGCTGGGGCACCACCTATGGGGCCGTCAAGGAAGCCGTTGATCTACTGAATGCCAGGGGCACCAAGGCCAAAATGATCCATTGGACCCATGTCTGGCCTTTGAATCCCGACACTGTCACAGCGGCGGTAGCCGGAGTATCTCAGTTGATTGTTGTGGAACAGAACTATACCGGTCAGTTTGCCCGTCTACTCCGAGCCGAGGCTGGTGTGGAATGTACCGACAAGATCCTGCGGTCCGATGGAAGACCCTTCACGGCCGTAGACATCCTAGACCGACTTAGCGAAATCAGGGGGGAGAAATAGTGGTAGATGTAACGGATTACAAGTGTGATCGAGAAATTGCTTGGTGTCCTGGATGTGGTAATTTCGGTATCCTCAACGCCATTCCCCGTGCCTTAGCCAAAATCGGGAAAGCTCCCCACGAAGTAGTGATTGTCTCTGGTATCGGACAGGCACCTAAGCTGCCCCACTACCTCAACGTCAACACCTTTAACGGTTTGCATGGCCGCAGTCTACCCGCGGCTACCGCCATTAAATTAGCCAATCATGACCTCACTGTGATCGTCGTCGGAGGCGACGGAGACGGATATGCCGAAGGAGGAAACCACTTCCTGCATGCCCTGCGCCGCAATATTGACATTACCTACCTGGTGCACAACAATCAGATTTACGGATTGACCAAGGGGCAAGCCTCACCCACCACGGAACCGGAGTATATCACCGGAACTACGCCCTGGGGGGTGCTCACCGAGCCCTTTAATCCCCTAGTGATGGCAATATCCGCCGATATCAGCTTTGTGGCCAGATCCTTTTCCGGTGCTGGGGACCACCTAGTGGACACCATCGCGGAAGCAATTACTCAACGGGGCTTTTCCTTTGTTGATATTCTGCAACCCTGTGTATCCTTCAACCATCTAAATACCCACTCCTGGTACCGGGAACGGGTGACACCCATCGAAGGACACGATCCCACCGATCGCAGGGCAGCCTGGGAGCTGGCCCACAAGTGGGGCGATGAGATTCCCATCGGGGTAATTTACAAAGGAAGTCGCCCGGCCTACGACTCCCTGGTGCCGGCAATTCGGGACACTCCCCTGGTCAAACAGGCCCGGTTCGAGGACAAACTTCCCATGCTCAATGAGGAGTTTATGGCCCGTTAGCAAGGTAGATCATCGCCCTGTTAAGGAACAGCCAACAGCCCTACCGGATAGCTTTCGGACAATGCAAAAAACCGCCCCGAGGAGAAACCCTTAGGGGCGGTTTTGCTTTACCGGTAACTTGTCAGGGTTAGGCCGTCCAATCTAGGGCACTATCGGGAGAAAAGGTACAGTACCCGATTTTATCGCAGTTTTTCTTGATCTTCACCCACGCCTCGTCACCCTTGATAGCATCGAGGGCCGTGGGATAAAGAATGTGATTCTCCTTGAAGATATGGTCCCGGAGGTTAAAGACAATGTACTTGGCCAACTCATCGAGTTTGGTCTTAAACTCAGCGGTGGAAAGGGAACGGCAGTTTCGGGCCAGCTGCAAGAGCTCCTGCTTCCGTGGTCTGAGATCGTCGTGCTCCAGGCGCATTACCGTAGGTGGTCCATTGATCCCCGCGGCCTCCATCACTGGGAATAAAGCGTCTTCCTCTCGGGAATGATGTTTCTCCGCGTTGACTAGACCATCCGCCACCCTTTGTAGGTCGGTGATCAGCTGCGAGTCAGGATCAATCTCAGCTTCCTGCTGAAGCTCATAGTTGAGCTTATCTAACTCCTGCAAGAAGTCTAGGAGGGCATCGTGTTCGGCAATAAAGGTATGCAAGGGGTGTCCTGGGTCCACAGAAGCCTTCAACTGCGCCAGCTCATCGGACAGCATTTCGATGTGAATTGTACACAGGCCCCGCAAGTCCTCTGGTGCCATTCCATTTTCGATCAATTGTTGCTCTGCAATGGACAATTCCGTCGGGTCAATATTTGCCAGGAGCTCCTGGGCATCTGCCTTCACCTGAGCCACAGGTTCTCC encodes:
- a CDS encoding ATP-binding cassette domain-containing protein, with the protein product MPIIQVNNLSKVFRTKQKQPGLRGSLASVINPTFQEVEAVSNISFQVEPGEILAFIGPNGAGKSTTIKMLTGILHPTSGEARVLGMVPWKQRQQLSFRIGSVFGQKSQLWYHLPPEDTFNLLARVYELEPKRFQARKEMLVEAFELEELLTIPVRRLSLGQRMRCEIAASLLHQPDLLLLDEPTIGLDVIARQRIRDLIKWMNQEEGTTIFLTSHDTGDIEAICKRAIVIHHGTIILDDSVSTMKREYIREKVIDLRLGTAVAEFDCPGATIVKRSDYGVKLIVDTDGTDLGALLEYLMTHYPIVDVNISNPPLEQVIAQIYLSQDPASTA
- a CDS encoding ABC transporter permease; protein product: MTSTKGRSVPSLGKYWAIFTINLQNRFVYVMDLVWSGLSLVMFVFIFTQLWRVAYGSAGLTNLRGYTLAEVIWYFMFAEAIVLSHPRLTDTIDFEVKQGSIAYGLTKPYSYLLYHYATFLAEVSLRFVINVLIGSLVVMLTIGNPPVTFSGLPNLLLSVLLSSAVQFCLLMAIGLAAFWLEDTRSIYFIYQKFLFLLGGMLLPLELFPRFIQKMAGLLPLRYVVHGPAKMFVKYDSAHWRQLTAGQIGWLLALALIVTGIYRMGVKKLNVNGG
- a CDS encoding 2-oxoacid:acceptor oxidoreductase subunit alpha — protein: MRDCCIRIGGEAGQGLRSVGQLLSKALHAEGYQLFSNQDYESRIRGGHNFYNIRFGPDPIVAPAPRVDILIALDRETTARHMEALNPNGVVIYDPDIKGIGCDDPHRCFPVPFTEIASRHGNKIMANTVAVAAVWGVLGKDLSLINRLLEDTFADKGDKVIQANIAAAKEGYAQGQAIPQGRFTIPETQGTSTGQILVSGNTAIAIGAIAAGLKFMSAYPMSPSTSITEYVATKGEEFGIHMEQAEDEIAAVVMAIGASYAGLRSMTATSGGGLALMGEAVSMAGMNETPVVIIDAQRPGPATGLPTRTAQEDLNFAIHLGHGEFPKIVLAPGTHEQAFAITAEAFNLADVYQCPVIVLTDQHLADAQRTIPAFDFDSVTIDRGQLVTSDEEAGYPNYRRYRVTESGISDRFIPGFGKSLVVYCTDEHDEEGHLIEDAETRNAQNAKRNRKLELARKAMPSPEIYGDATAELALVCWGTTYGAVKEAVDLLNARGTKAKMIHWTHVWPLNPDTVTAAVAGVSQLIVVEQNYTGQFARLLRAEAGVECTDKILRSDGRPFTAVDILDRLSEIRGEK
- a CDS encoding 2-oxoacid:ferredoxin oxidoreductase subunit beta, which translates into the protein MVDVTDYKCDREIAWCPGCGNFGILNAIPRALAKIGKAPHEVVIVSGIGQAPKLPHYLNVNTFNGLHGRSLPAATAIKLANHDLTVIVVGGDGDGYAEGGNHFLHALRRNIDITYLVHNNQIYGLTKGQASPTTEPEYITGTTPWGVLTEPFNPLVMAISADISFVARSFSGAGDHLVDTIAEAITQRGFSFVDILQPCVSFNHLNTHSWYRERVTPIEGHDPTDRRAAWELAHKWGDEIPIGVIYKGSRPAYDSLVPAIRDTPLVKQARFEDKLPMLNEEFMAR
- a CDS encoding DUF438 domain-containing protein, with amino-acid sequence MMDKMEQLVQVLKRLNSGEPVAQVKADAQELLANIDPTELSIAEQQLIENGMAPEDLRGLCTIHIEMLSDELAQLKASVDPGHPLHTFIAEHDALLDFLQELDKLNYELQQEAEIDPDSQLITDLQRVADGLVNAEKHHSREEDALFPVMEAAGINGPPTVMRLEHDDLRPRKQELLQLARNCRSLSTAEFKTKLDELAKYIVFNLRDHIFKENHILYPTALDAIKGDEAWVKIKKNCDKIGYCTFSPDSALDWTA